Genomic DNA from Brienomyrus brachyistius isolate T26 chromosome 22, BBRACH_0.4, whole genome shotgun sequence:
TACATCCCCAATGAAACTCTTGAACTTTGACGTCTTGGTGAAGACCTGCCGTGATGCCGCACGTGTGCTGGAGTTACCTGTCATTATCACTGCACCCTGGAACCATGATCCTCTTCTCTTTGAAACCAGTGCCCCCCCTGTATATCCCTGTGATGAGGAGAGGGAGGCAGAAGGAATGAGAGAAAGGCTGAGGCACATATACATCTGTAAGGGAGCAGCAGACACTGTCAGCGCAGAGGAGGATGAGCATGAAAGCGGCAGGAGCAGATTTGTGGCCCTACCGTCAGTGAGCTTAGAACTACAGTGCAGATTTGGTCAGGAGACGTGGTTGCACAGTTTTCCACTATTGCCTCCTGCTGCTGAAGACTTTGGACTGGTAGGCgggggaggagagagaggtGTTGCTTCTTTCTTGAATAATCTTTCTATATTTCATATTCGGTAAAACCATTTCAAAGTGACAGAGTGGTGCTAACACACTCACCTCCACCCTGAATATTGCTCCATCCCGTCACCCAGCACTGTGCCCCACTGGTGAATACAGTGTTATCCAAGTCCAGGCACACGGGCTGGACGTAGTCGGTCAGGGTCACACTTTTGGCCAGGTGGAGCAGAGCGATGTTAGGACCTGGCAGGTTGCTCTGTTTGATGTCAGACACCCCTAGTGACACATTCATTCCCAGAACCACTGTCCACTGGCTGCTGTTgggctctgagctgaggtcgAATGAGTTGGAAGCACAGAAAATGGAAACATGAGGATGAAGAACTGAAGGTTTACGATCCTAATAGGTGTGTGTAGGCATAAAACTTCATAagacataaaaacataacttcaTACGGGCCTCGGTGGTCAGATGCAAGAGGAACTCACTTGTTGAAGCACTCTGCTGCACTCATGACGTATCTCCGTGTGATGAGAGTGCCCCCACAGACTTGGACCCCATTTTTCTGCAGACTGACCTGCCAGGGCCACGCCCCTGCTGCTACCGACCCACTGCTGCCGCCATTGTTCAGTGGGGCGAGACCACATACATCCGCTGAGATGAAGGAGGTGGGGAAATAGAGACAGAATATTAATACAATATCCACAATCGTCTGTGGAGTTGTATGCTGTTCATACTCTGCTACTCTGCCTCTGAAATGCAGTTACAACATTAACAAgtgatcagccaatcagacaGAGGGCACTTGGTACAGTTAAGTGAAACCTTCCTGTGATTTAAGCCATTTGTCTGAGGAAGGTAATCACACAACAGACACAATGAGAAAAGCGTGAAAATCTAGATGGAAATGTGAGACACTCACGCTTGGCAGTGGTGCTGGAGGTAGATGAGTGCGCTGTTGTTATGGGGGCAATGGTGGAGGTAGATGAGTGCACTGAGGTGAAGGAGAAGGGAGAGAATTAGGGAAATAATTAGCACAAGCCTCAGGATGCACTGCTCTGTTCATCATGAAGAATACCTGCTCATTGCACTCCTTAGCCAAATCGCTAATGTCGCTAAGTCACACTGAGCCATAATGAGCATAAACTCATTGGCATGTCATGTAATATGATGAGAGTACTTAGAGTCTGACTCAAAGAACATGAAGGACAAATAAGTTTGTTGCAAGTATGTCCCTGAGTGATAGTATACAGTAAGATAACATCATGGGAATTAGATATGAGAAATGTCAGCCACTCACtcagggtgggggctggggAAGATGGTCTGGTAATAGGTGGGACACCAGTGCAGGTGACATTATTGTCACTGTCTGTCCCATTGGAGGTGAAAGTGACAAAGCCTGGCCTGTCAGAGGTGATGGTGGAGTTGATCCAGTCCTCATATTGGGACACCCTGGCATAGACACCAGGGAGTCCAGTTTTAACACACACATAGTTCTCAACCCCAGCCTGGACCCAAATGTGGCCGTATTTGGCGATCACTGGACTCCCGAGGTGTCCCTGCAAAAGTGAAAGCAGATTTTGATGACACTGATCTGAACTTAAAACCATCAACCAAAAACACAATGACCTGTTGTGAAGTTTGTCATATAAACAGTCAGAGACGGCGTCAGAGTGCAGGAGCTGTAAGAAATACATGAAGCTACTTTACCTGACATGTAGAggttcccccccatgccagctGGCCAGCGCACATGAAGTTCTGTGTGGTATTGAAAGAGGGCAGGGTAATCGACAGGTTGCTGTAAAGGCAGTAGCACTGTCTGTTTCCCACCACGGGAATCTTCACTTGCTGCAGATTCCCAGATGAGAAGAGGAGGGCTGAGGATCAACAGATTTTGGAAAAGGGTCATCATTTGACTGGTCAATAGCTGACAGTCTGAGAGTAAGTTGAGCAATATGTCAGAAGCCATCAGCTCAGCTCTCTGTAAAACACTGACAATCTGCAGTGTCACTTACACAGGATGTTACTTATTGAGATGAACGGATTAGACAGTGTCATCCCAGTGACCCAGGTCTCtgtgccgctgtagaaggtgctGCCACTGGCGGCCAGGCAAACAGGCCGGATGTAGTCAGTGAAGTTCACAGCAGACTGTAACTTCACCAGAGCAATGTTGTAGCCGAGCTGTCCCACGGTGTAATTCGGATGTTGGATGATGCGACTTAAATTCCATCCTGCTTCGCTTAGATTGGATTGTTTCGAGGTTTGCTGACCCAGATAAACAACCCAACCGTTTGTAACAGCACTATGGAAAGTAGAGAGTGTTAAACATCCTGTAATGAACTAAGAAGATTAACTTTTGATGATTCTCTGAAGTCTAGCTACTGTAACATTGCAGTGTCCTGTCAGAGATAACACCAACAGGTGTGGGTCACAGGTTACCTTTAGGACTCACCTGGGGAAGCACTGGGCAGCAGTGAGCACCCACTGTCTGTTGATGAGGGATCCTTCACACCGGTAAAAATGAGTCCAGTACAGTCTGGCCTGCCAGGGCCAACTTCCCACAGAGGTGTTCTGACCCCCCACAATGCTGGCGTTAAGAGGAGCTTGGCCACATACTGGGAAGGGGAGAGGTGAGCAGAAAAAAGCCTGAACATTGACAAACTTACACTGAAACTGTGAGTTTGCATGATATTCGTATATCGCACGATGTAGCAGTGTTGGGTTTTAGACAGTTCGTTTGCTGAACACTGTTTCACATGCTGTAGAATTTATATACAGTTATACAAAATACTTAAATCTCAGTATCAGGTATAATGTTAGTGTAGGTTTCAAAGAAAGGAACAAATACATAATATTATATAACTTACCACTTGACTGTGCATATGATTCTAAAGAAAACGAAACAGAATTGCTCTGGTTAATTACTGTAAAGTGCTGCATGTAACATTTCACAACTTTAAAATCCAAATACAGGTGAAATGACACAGTGAACACGAACAAAGCTCCTATCGCCATTTGATAATGTTCCCACCGTTTTATCGTATTAATCTCACAAAATGTCACATGTGCAGCAAACTATCCCATTGCAGACATAACTCTGTCAAGAACTGACTGAATTCAGTTGTTAGACATTTAGTTTCATTCAATTTCATATTCCAGATGTTTAATTCCATTGAGTCCTTACAGAAGCTCAAAGATATCAGTTACTTGGTGTTATTAATTACTTTATCGTTTAGACTTTTTGCAGAATTTTTCGGTCTATCATTATGCATTGTAGACAACTTCATAATACATAATGCATTAATAAAGAATTATAAATACAGCTATAGCTATTTATATCTATGAAGCTCTTATctataattaagcaataacataggAGAAGGAGCTTTTGAATATGTCCATTCAGCTGAAGCCAATGAAGATAATGTGTGTTAAGCAGCAAATTAATTCAGCAATAAATGAGTTTATGGAGCATCTTTGGATGTCATATCTCTTGGCATATTTTAATTCACATTTTCCCATAGCTGGATAGTTACATACATTCGAAATACACATCATACACACAACATTCAAGCAGCACAGAGGTACAACCATAACCCTCTGTCGTGGCTGAAGAACCACTTACCCTTAGCAACCAGACTCAGCACAACCACTAAGCACACACTTGTCCCAAGAGCCATTGCTTCCTGTAATGCTCGtcctgtgtatgtatgtgcacTTGCGATCATCAGCCAATTTATACCTTGGGTTGGCTTCACTGAAAGAGCCGTACGTTTCTGTTTTACCTTGCTGACATTCCAGTTTTGATGCATTCCAATAAAAAAACATTCCAATCAAACTGGTCTATGCTGTGGGAGTGTGAACGTTTCAGAATGACTCGGATTCATGAATTGTATTCTCTGGATGGGGAACACATGTTGTTTTGGGACCAGTCTGCCACTGCAGCAGACGCGTCCTCATTAAAACAATAACTCATAAAGTATTTGATGAATCTTTGTCATATTTTATGGATGGCAAACCAGaactgatcaaattttgagacagatcgCCCCAAAATTAACTGTATATTGATGACACAAAAGGCACCAATATGGTGAATCTTATTACACTGAGACAGGTCAGACATATGCCTGACCCCCGTAAAAGTGATTCTTTCGAAAATACCATACCACAATACCACGGTATAATGTATGCACAATATAATGGTATGAAAAACTAAGTACTCCTCTACTACTCTATTGCAGGAGGTGATAGAGGTTGGAGGGGGGAGGGTAAGGAGTAGGTTTAGATGGGGGATAGTGATGGGGCAGTCCATGGAATGAATTGTTGTTATGTCAACAGTGTCTACTCTATTCATAACCCTTGGTGTGATATTCATTTGAATAACAATAAGACAAGTAATGACACTCAAAATAGCATTTTTCATAATTTTCTTCATGTCTTTATTGCTTGATCATCCAAAGTCAAAGTCCTTGCATTTAGCAAGTAGTAGAACTTCGTTTATCAATAATAATCACCGCCATAGTTTTCCTGTAGCTGCTAATTAGTCTTGCAGAAGTCTGACAATGCCTTCTTACAACATTGTTTCATATCATTGATGTTTTGTGATTTCTATTCAGGTCATTAGCAATAGCAACTCAATTTGCTTGTGGTCTGGATTCCACAACACAAAGTTAACTTCTTTCGAAGCCATTCTGTTGTTTGCTCATCTGTTTCAGGTCATCGCCTTGTTGCTACTgatgtttttcctccaaactgacAAACACCCAAGGAAGCGAAAACCAACATAACATTACAGCTGTTTCTTTCTGTTTATTGTTAGATATGAACCCATGGGCAGCAGACAGTGTCCATTAGTAACGAACATATTTGATGACGGACATTAAATAATAAGGACGAGGGGACAAGCACTAACATCTTGGTGACTGCAACACACACAGAACAAGGTTAAAATAACCATTTTGAAAAAACTGCACCCAGTTACAGTGACTGAAAAGTCGTTTCAGCCTGACATTATAAAACGTGCTTCCCTAAATCCAGAGACTGTTATAGGAAACTAGTAATTACTTGGTCTTGGGGTTGCTGATTAGAATGAGATGTATAAGAGTGTGGAGCCTGAGAGAAGTTCCGTACAAGCTGTGGAATTCTGGCTAACTCAGAAACAGGAGATGTTGGTGTAACCGGTCAGTAATCCCGCATTGCTTTTTTTCCTTGTGGTTAAGCACATTCCTGTGGCACCGTTGAAGATTCCTTCCTTATATTGTTAAAGCTGACAGGAATAGAAACCAAAACTCATcttaatgaaaataaacaaagaGGCTTCTCTTCTACACATGAACATAACAATACACAAGGATAAAATACAGTTCATATTAATGCTAACTGCATATATGTATAATAAAATGGGTGTTGTGAGACATTATTACCTTGACTGTAGTATTAGATTATACAAAGGAATGACCTAAATAACACAATGGATATTGAAAATGTAAAGGGCTCATTCTGGCAAAGCTTATAAACGTATGGAGGGCTGGAACCCACATACAATCCACATACAAGCAATTACAGAGGACACCTCTGTCAGGTACAGActtaaataaacataaaatacacTTAAAATACCCTGATTTTGTGCAATTACACAGAGGATAAACCCAGATACAGGCACACTGAGGCACAAAGCCAGGGATGAGACACCGGTTCACCAGAAAGACACCCAGAGACAGAACCCCAACAGGTCAGCcacaacattaaaaccactgagaCGCGAAgtaaataacattgattatctaaTTCCAATGTCACATCTCAGGGTGCCTTTATGTATTAGACAtgtgaacagtcagttcttgaagttcACGTGTTGTAAGCGAGAAAAATATAAGGATCTGAGCGGTTTTGACAATGGCCAAACTGTGATGGCTTGATGGCTGGTCTTGTAGGGTGTTCTCAGTATGCAGTGATTATTATCTACCAAAAATAGTCCAATGATGGTGAACATAGCAACAGGGTCTTATTGATGCATGTGGGGAGCAAAGGCTAGCCCATCTGGTCCAATCCCACAGGAGAATCACTGTAGCACAATTAGCTGtgatagaaaggtgtcagaacacacagtgcatcCCGGCTTGCTGTGTATAGGGCTGCGTAGCTGCAGACCGGTCAGAGTGCCCATGTTGACCCCTGTCCACCACCAAACACGCCTACAATGGGCACATGAGTGTCAGAGCTGGACCATGGAACAATGGtagaaggtggcctggtctggTGAGTCAtattttctgttacatcatgtaGATGGCCATCATTTtcctggggaagagatggcaccaggatgcactatggggAGAAGGCAAGCCAGCAGAGGCAGCATGATGCTCTGGACAGTATTCTGTTGAGAAACCTTGGGTCCTGCCATTCATGTTTATGTTACTTGTCACATATACTTcctacctaaacattgttgTCTATGCCTTGATGCGTCCGACCTGTTCTGGTGGCACGAAGGGGGCCTATACAAATTAGGCAGGCGGTGTTAAGGTCAAGGCTGATGAGTGTAAGCTTCATTTCCGCATTGAACCTTAAGCTTAAGCCCCCAGCGATACTTACTGCTCAGACTGAGAAGGGTTTGAAGCCAGCTACCTCCCGTTCAATTCTACAGTCGAAACAATGGTttaatgatctgtccatcacaaGTGTGTTAATAAAGCTTCTAAAAAGACCTCCAGCAGACTTAGATTATGGGACATTGTAGATGCATTCCAACCTGATTACAACAGCACCTTGACAACTGATTGCCTTTAGAGTGCTGCTTAACATCAGACTGGATGTTTGATGCCATGGAAGTTATTAAATTCACCATTTAAACCCATTTCCTTGGGTTAACCTGCATACTGTAGGCctatggcctgtactacgaagcatggttactggcttattggggtaacttgtcgcATGTCCCTTATCCCAAATGACCTATGGTAGCATCATGTTCCAACTGCGACCATCCCCCACAACTTCCCATTTTAGCATGGATTTGAAGGGTATGATAGACGGAGGTACGGAGATGTTTCATCTCCACCTGGGCACACGGCTCTTTTATTTTGCAGGACATGAATGCAGATCCTGTCTCTCCTTGGGGTGTCCCTCTCGGCTAGCGAGGAGGAATAGCAACTTGGCCACATTCTTACACATCGCCTTCCTCACCTACCTGCCCAGACCTCAGCTTCCACATTTCCACAGGACCTTCCATGTTTATATCTGGACTATTCAGAATTCTGCATTATAAATTGGGTCTTTATTTTGGACTTCCTCTACTGGCCcaaggaggatgggctcccccctcTGACTCTGGTTTCTCCCAAAGTTTCTTCTTGGTTGGCAGTATttatcttgctcactggggggttttgggcagggacaatgtaatgttgtcaaaatgcgctatacaaataaattgAACTATATTGACCTGAATTAAACTGAATTAAAAATCGGAATATGAAAAAAAAgcaatcatttaaaatgtttaaaagttTTTAATTGACATATAAAGTAGTATCATATATCTGACTACACATGATTAAACATGAACAGTGGTAAAGACAACTGATTGgaaaatatatattacatagaTACTGCTTACATTTCAGAAGCTAAAAGTCAACAGTAGTAAGATGAGAGAAGCAGAATTTTGTGGAAATTTTCTGTACAATTAAATATCCAGTTATAACGAGTTTaaatttaattgtaaataattAAGTTCAGTCAGGTTTGTCTtgattattaataaatattttaatacagGCAGTAATttgcttttaatttttaaaatggtaaacaaaattaaatgaTAAAAGACAGGTTAGAGTAAACAAAAAGGTACTAAACTAAACGGTTAGATTGAGATACTTTCTGTCATACAGCCTGtaattttgttttaatgttACAGAAACGGTGCTGATTAATGAGACGAAAAACAGTTGAGGATGTCAGTGGCCCCAGACTGACatcagggagagggagaggagggggagggtgAGGCTGAGGAGGGCAGAGAAGTGCTGTCCTGCTCTGCCGGGCTGTGGCATCGGCCCCACATTCCCTTTGAGGAAATTCTTGAACCTGGACAGCGATGTAAAGATCTGCTGTGGTGTCGTTTGTGAGCTGGAGCtatttttcattatcactgcaCCCTGGAACCAGGTACTGCTGTTCTGGGAAACCAGTGCCCCCCCTGTATATCCCTGTGATGAGGAGAGGGAGGCAGAAGGAATGAGAGAAAGGCTGAGGCACATATGCATCTGTAAGGGAGCAGCAGACACTGTCAGCGCAGAGGAGGATGAGCATGAAAGGGGCAGGAGCAGATTCGTGGCCCTACCGTCAGTGAGCTTAGAGCTGGAGTGCAGATGTCATCAGATGAGACGGACGCACAGTCTTCCACCGACGTCTCCTGCTGGTGAACTGcaaggtggggtgggggagggttcttatgacttgcataaaCTTCCAATATTTTATACTCAGTGACGCAGGACACTATTTGAAAGTGAGACATGTGGGTGCATGCTGACTCACTCACCTCCGCCCTCATCACTGTTCAATCGTGTCACCCAGCACTGTGCTCCACTGGTGAATACAGTGTTATCCAAGTCCAGGCACACGGGCTGGATGTAGTCGGCCAGGGTCACACTTTTGGCCAGGTGGAGCAGAGCGATGTTAGGACCTGGCAGGTTGCTCAGGGTGATGTCAGACACCCCAAGTGACACGTTCATTCCCAGAACCACTGTCCACTGGCTGCTGTTGGGCACTGAGCTGAGCTCGGATGAGTTGGAAGCACAGAAAATGGAAACATGAGGATGTAGAACTGAAGCGTTGGTCATCGCTAAAGGTTTGATATCTGAATACATGTAGgcacataacatcataaagctAATGTACATTCCTATAGAGCTTGGTGGTCAGTTGCGAGAGGAACTGACCTGTTGAAGCACTCTGCTGCGCTCAAGACGTATATCTGTGTGATGAGAGTGCCCCCGCAGACCTGGACCCCATTCTTGCGCAGGCTGACCTGCCAGGGCCACATCCCGGCCTCCACAAACTCACTGTTCAAAGCATTATTCAGTGGGGCGAAACCACATACACCCGCTGAGGCTTAGGAGGTGAGGGAACAAAGGCGGAGTATCAATACAATACCCAGGATCATCTGCTAAGATCTACGCTAGTCATACTCTGCTACTCTGCCTCTGAAGTGCAGTTACAACATAAACCAgtgatcagccaatcagactGAGGGCACTTGGTACAGTTATGTGAAGCCTCCCTGTGTTGTAAGACGTCTGTCTGAGGAAACCAATCACACGATAGACAAAATAAGAATAACCTATGAACCCAATGAGACATTAAAGATGGGAATGTCAGACACTCACGTTGGGTAATGGTGGTGGAGGTAGATGAATTCTCTGAGGTGAAGGAGGCTGGAGAACAAAGGCAAGTATTAATACAATACCCAAGATGGTCCGCTGAGATTTACACCGGTCATACTCTGTTACTCCACCCAGAGTTATATTTACATGATCAGAGGCCCCCTAACTCTTTCCTATGATGATGTGGTTGTGAACTGGggaggcgggggtggggtggtgacaGTAATATGTGTTGAGTTTGGAGGCAGGTAATTAGGTATTAAACAAAGTTAATTGTGGCCCCTTTTAGCGAAGACCCCTGGGCTTCAGCCTGGGTAACCCCGTGCATTAAGGCACCAAAGACTCCGCCTCTAAAATGCAGGTACAATATCAACCAGCAGTTACCCAGTCAGACAGAGAGCTATTGGTTCAGTTTTGTGAAGGCTTCCTGTACTGTCAGAGGTCTGTCTGAGGAAGGCAATCACACAACAGACACAATGAGAATAACCTAAGCACCCAACGGCAAATTAGAGATGGGAAATGTCAGACACTCACATTGGTCAGTGGTGGTCGGCATGGATGAATTCTCTGTTGTGTTGAAGGTGAAGGCGGAGCTAAATGAATACGCTGAGGTGAAGGAGGTGAGAATTAGGAAGGGAATCAGTACAAACCCCAGGATGTACTGGTCTGTTCGTAATGAGGAAAGCCACGTTATGATCTGTGGTCAAATCTCTATTATCTAAATTATTACAGTAACGACGAGCAATAATAACCCAGATCCTGTAACATG
This window encodes:
- the LOC125718430 gene encoding transmembrane protease serine 9-like, encoding MALGTRVCFVVVFSLLTKVLGQAPLNTRTVGGQNTSVASWPWQATLYWNGFHMCGGSLINRQWVLTAAHCFPSTNPTGWSVYLGQQNQGNVNPARIVLHPLYDSQTHDNDIALLKLNAAVYFTNYIQPICLADNSSTFYNGTETWVTGWGDVSSNVSPRSTATLQEVQTPVVGNGICSCLYEMVNITITDNMICAGLLQGGKGSCQGDSGGPLVVQQGSVWVQAGVASFGCVETNYPEVFTRVSHYENWINFTIATDQPCFVAFLSNGTESNNGTCVTPTPTSSTPSYSFSSAFTFNTTENSSMPTTTDQSSFTSENSSTSTTITQPSAGVCGFAPLNNALNSEFVEAGMWPWQVSLRKNGVQVCGGTLITQIYVLSAAECFNSSVPNSSQWTVVLGMNVSLGVSDITLSNLPGPNIALLHLAKSVTLADYIQPVCLDLDNTVFTSGAQCWVTRLNSDEGGVHQQETSVEDCASVSSDDICTPALSSLTGYTGGALVSQNSSTWFQGAVIMKNSSSSQTTPQQIFTSLSRFKNFLKGNVGPMPQPGRAGQHFSALLSLTLPLLSLSLMSCALKPTQGINWLMIASAHTYTGRALQEAMALGTSVCLVVVLSLVAKESYAQSSVCGQAPLNASIVGGQNTSVGSWPWQARLYWTHFYRCEGSLINRQWVLTAAQCFPSAVTNGWVVYLGQQTSKQSNLSEAGWNLSRIIQHPNYTVGQLGYNIALVKLQSAVNFTDYIRPVCLAASGSTFYSGTETWVTGMTLSNPFISISNILSLLFSSGNLQQVKIPVVGNRQCYCLYSNLSITLPSFNTTQNFMCAGQLAWGGTSTCQGHLGSPVIAKYGHIWVQAGVENYVCVKTGLPGVYARVSQYEDWINSTITSDRPGFVTFTSNGTDSDNNVTCTGVPPITRPSSPAPTLMHSSTSTIAPITTAHSSTSSTTAKPDVCGLAPLNNGGSSGSVAAGAWPWQVSLQKNGVQVCGGTLITRRYVMSAAECFNNSEPNSSQWTVVLGMNVSLGVSDIKQSNLPGPNIALLHLAKSVTLTDYVQPVCLDLDNTVFTSGAQCWVTGWSNIQGGVQSLQQQEAIVENCATTSPDQICTVVLSSLTGYTGGALVSKRRGSWFQGAVIMTGNSSTRAASRQVFTKTSKFKSFIGDVVGLLPQPSRAGQHFSALLSLTLPLLSLSLMSVWGH